The following coding sequences are from one Pigmentibacter sp. JX0631 window:
- a CDS encoding transporter substrate-binding domain-containing protein yields the protein MRSSTNSGLRLAARSTLIKLFICAISTVILSKGIAAEKSILDTIKKDGVLRVCAESGYLPLEMKTASGKWLGFDPEMMEAYAKSLNVKLLMLDTKWDGIIPSLLTAKCDMIASSMAKTKERAKAVQFSDPYYDNKLLIATKDTPENRKLYKSLDDFNKPGLKVAVKTGSAPDLYLQDSKALNKAQIMRFDADADTLNAVIGGRALAFIYDTPYVKLAALNNPGKIYIVPSGFSGDQFAVAMRKKDQDLHSSFNKFLADWKKNGGYAKAVKYYFEGQEWMALLDK from the coding sequence ATGAGGAGCTCAACTAATTCTGGGCTACGGCTTGCAGCAAGAAGCACGCTAATAAAATTGTTTATTTGTGCCATCTCTACAGTAATACTTTCTAAAGGAATTGCTGCTGAAAAATCTATACTGGATACCATAAAAAAAGATGGTGTTTTACGTGTTTGTGCTGAATCAGGGTACTTACCATTGGAAATGAAAACTGCATCCGGTAAGTGGTTAGGATTCGATCCTGAAATGATGGAAGCCTATGCAAAGTCATTAAATGTAAAATTATTAATGTTAGACACTAAATGGGATGGAATTATTCCGTCATTATTGACTGCAAAATGTGACATGATAGCTTCTTCTATGGCTAAAACGAAGGAAAGAGCGAAAGCTGTTCAGTTCAGTGACCCGTACTACGATAATAAACTGCTAATTGCTACTAAAGACACCCCTGAAAATAGAAAACTCTATAAATCTTTAGATGATTTTAATAAACCTGGGTTAAAAGTTGCTGTAAAAACTGGGTCAGCTCCAGATCTTTATCTTCAAGATTCAAAAGCTTTAAATAAAGCGCAAATTATGCGATTTGATGCGGATGCTGATACTTTGAATGCAGTTATTGGTGGTAGAGCTTTAGCTTTTATTTATGATACTCCATACGTAAAGCTTGCTGCGTTGAATAATCCAGGAAAAATTTACATTGTTCCTAGCGGATTTAGTGGTGACCAATTTGCTGTTGCCATGCGTAAAAAAGATCAAGATCTGCATAGTAGCTTTAATAAGTTTTTAGCTGACTGGAAAAAGAATGGTGGTTATGCTAAGGCGGTCAAGTATTATTTTGAAGGACAAGAGTGGATGGCTCTTCTAGATAAGTAA
- a CDS encoding LysR family transcriptional regulator: MQELQDIYRLQAFVTVVQEGSLSSAVNKLHITQPALSARLKLLEESLGCALLKRTARGVRLTTMGKLVYGIAVDILKRMNQLQTTVRNHLELREGFVHLGGGATAVAGVFPDAISEFRKKYPQIQFTLHEKDSATVIEALHDGSVDVGLITRNPFISSSEDPLMGLKIHGEILDTLEIIAAPDNPLVQMSSSLEKQGKTLLPIHINRQPMILFESGSAIHDIIEMEFRKLGIKYRTVMTLRSTQSMIKMVEKNIGLSVVSSHSLKNEKNISVLKVQGLKMERSILICSSQERELAPAAAEFIQVLQKIYQ; this comes from the coding sequence GTGCAAGAGTTACAGGACATATATAGATTGCAAGCTTTTGTTACAGTTGTGCAAGAAGGATCTCTTTCATCTGCTGTTAATAAATTGCATATCACGCAACCCGCTTTATCTGCGCGGTTAAAATTATTAGAAGAAAGTTTAGGTTGTGCTCTTTTAAAACGAACAGCAAGAGGCGTTCGTTTAACAACAATGGGAAAATTAGTTTACGGGATTGCAGTAGATATTTTAAAAAGAATGAATCAATTACAAACAACAGTTAGAAATCATCTTGAATTAAGAGAAGGTTTTGTTCATTTAGGAGGAGGTGCAACCGCAGTTGCAGGTGTATTTCCAGATGCTATTTCTGAATTTCGGAAAAAATATCCACAAATTCAATTTACTCTGCATGAAAAAGATTCTGCTACAGTAATAGAAGCCCTACATGATGGTTCGGTTGATGTTGGGTTAATTACAAGAAATCCTTTTATTTCTTCTAGTGAAGATCCATTAATGGGATTAAAAATTCATGGAGAAATTTTAGATACATTAGAAATTATTGCAGCACCTGATAATCCATTGGTACAAATGTCTTCATCATTAGAGAAACAAGGAAAGACTTTGTTACCTATCCATATCAATAGACAACCTATGATTTTATTTGAAAGTGGTAGTGCAATACATGATATTATTGAAATGGAGTTTAGAAAACTTGGAATTAAATATAGAACAGTAATGACTTTAAGATCAACACAAAGTATGATTAAAATGGTTGAAAAAAATATAGGTTTGAGTGTTGTAAGTTCTCATTCTTTAAAAAATGAAAAAAATATTAGTGTCTTAAAAGTACAAGGATTAAAAATGGAACGTTCAATATTAATATGTTCATCGCAAGAAAGAGAACTTGCTCCAGCAGCAGCTGAATTTATTCAGGTTTTACAAAAAATTTATCAATAA
- a CDS encoding SGNH/GDSL hydrolase family protein, producing MKLTFYGKTCKKICFSFFFLVSSYSYAKPEPEYIKNLFNSEYYVACYYHDQLQGLENSNPNLMYPSLDFLTFGARKNYVWAIKAENSAAVWTKLSGKITDGFFIEEKLSYQDLQNQCNYALKNKFPTQKYDLFEMKASTSDLAGYEYPIQFTNSEISQQKIKQIVLFGDSLSDAGNLKRWTKIMPFYPFWFGRFADGFVWNDYLTERTHLPVLNFAYGGAKTDGTNDAFNSSIPTQFITAVRSFFTGSSKYYVNSYLKSYLTIDSYRTTNQKISNPNETLFIIWIGANDFLEKFEGNLPAQNMFENPDAVGGVNFIYKRAVDNILEQIKMLNNAGGYHFLVLNLPDLGKTPIILTANYNKYQDDEKNKAEFSIKLSEGTAKFNFYLDSALKNLQDSQKEKINIKLLDINSDFERIMNNKNIFDDSYFDYGFTKLDSKYLIPKTKNYIQEFCYSGNYFKTAFTNIGKETILMSVKENKCSDESGNRIKYPIFFNSPHPSAYAQCWVNFAVEKIMIENGLLNKKQETMNEMKKYCQAQMN from the coding sequence ATGAAGTTGACCTTCTATGGTAAAACATGTAAAAAAATTTGCTTTTCATTTTTCTTTTTAGTTTCAAGCTATTCATATGCAAAACCTGAACCAGAATACATTAAGAATTTATTTAACTCTGAATATTATGTAGCCTGTTACTATCATGATCAACTTCAAGGCTTAGAAAATAGTAATCCAAATTTAATGTACCCTAGTCTAGATTTTTTAACTTTTGGTGCTAGAAAAAATTATGTTTGGGCAATAAAAGCAGAAAATTCAGCTGCAGTATGGACTAAACTTTCAGGGAAAATTACTGATGGATTTTTTATAGAGGAAAAATTATCTTATCAGGATTTACAAAACCAATGTAATTATGCATTAAAAAATAAATTTCCAACCCAAAAATATGATTTGTTTGAAATGAAAGCTTCGACTTCTGATCTTGCAGGCTATGAATATCCTATTCAATTTACTAATTCAGAAATATCTCAACAAAAGATTAAACAGATTGTTTTATTTGGAGATAGTCTTTCTGATGCTGGAAATTTAAAGCGTTGGACTAAAATAATGCCATTTTATCCATTTTGGTTTGGACGTTTTGCGGATGGTTTTGTTTGGAACGATTACTTAACTGAAAGAACACATTTGCCTGTACTGAATTTTGCTTACGGTGGGGCTAAAACGGATGGAACTAACGATGCATTTAATAGTAGTATACCTACTCAGTTTATAACTGCCGTAAGAAGTTTTTTTACTGGAAGTTCTAAATATTATGTCAATTCATATTTAAAATCTTACTTAACAATTGATTCATATAGAACTACTAATCAAAAAATTTCAAATCCGAATGAGACTCTTTTTATAATATGGATAGGTGCAAATGATTTTCTAGAAAAATTTGAAGGAAATTTGCCTGCACAAAATATGTTCGAAAATCCAGACGCGGTAGGTGGGGTTAATTTTATTTATAAAAGAGCTGTTGATAATATCCTTGAACAAATTAAAATGTTAAATAATGCAGGAGGCTACCATTTTCTTGTCTTAAATTTACCCGATTTAGGTAAAACGCCAATTATATTAACTGCTAATTATAATAAATATCAAGATGATGAGAAAAATAAAGCAGAATTTTCTATAAAATTATCTGAGGGAACTGCAAAGTTTAATTTCTATCTTGATAGCGCATTAAAAAATTTACAAGATAGTCAAAAAGAAAAGATAAATATTAAATTACTTGATATTAACAGTGATTTTGAAAGAATAATGAATAATAAGAATATTTTTGATGATTCCTATTTTGATTATGGTTTTACTAAATTAGATTCAAAGTATTTAATTCCAAAAACAAAGAATTATATTCAAGAATTTTGTTATAGCGGAAATTATTTTAAAACAGCATTTACAAATATCGGTAAAGAAACAATTTTAATGTCTGTAAAAGAAAATAAATGCAGTGATGAAAGTGGAAACAGAATTAAATATCCAATCTTTTTTAACTCTCCACACCCTTCAGCTTATGCACAATGTTGGGTTAATTTTGCTGTTGAAAAAATTATGATAGAAAATGGATTATTGAATAAAAAACAAGAAACTATGAATGAAATGAAAAAATATTGTCAAGCTCAAATGAATTAA
- the kdsA gene encoding 3-deoxy-8-phosphooctulonate synthase: protein MQNQRNFYAGQWDGEICHRITLSKTRPLIIAGPCMLESLELGLEVGLFLKKLCAKYQLPYVFKSSYDKANRTSATSKRGPGLEKGLQWLEKIKNELDVPVLTDVHSVEQALEAGKIVDILQIPAFLCKQRELLVAAAQTGKVVQVKKGQWAAPEEMIEIANFLNSCDNPKTILVERGSCFGYNNLVVDFRNLVEMAKEGHAVIFDATHAVQLPGAGNGCSSGLREMALPLAKAAIAVGVDGIFMEVHKNPKEALSDADTQLSMPMAEKLIEDIAKML from the coding sequence ATGCAAAATCAAAGAAACTTTTACGCAGGTCAATGGGATGGTGAAATTTGCCATAGAATCACTTTATCAAAAACAAGGCCCTTAATTATTGCAGGGCCATGCATGCTAGAATCCTTAGAGTTAGGTTTAGAAGTTGGATTATTTCTGAAAAAATTATGCGCAAAATACCAACTTCCTTATGTTTTTAAAAGTAGTTATGACAAAGCAAATCGCACTAGTGCTACTAGCAAACGTGGTCCTGGCCTAGAAAAAGGTTTACAATGGTTAGAAAAGATAAAAAATGAATTAGATGTTCCTGTACTTACAGATGTACATTCCGTAGAACAAGCTTTAGAAGCGGGAAAAATAGTTGATATTCTCCAAATTCCGGCATTTTTATGTAAACAAAGGGAACTTCTGGTAGCTGCTGCCCAAACTGGAAAAGTAGTCCAGGTGAAAAAAGGACAATGGGCTGCTCCTGAAGAAATGATAGAAATCGCAAATTTTTTAAATTCTTGCGATAACCCAAAAACTATTCTGGTCGAAAGAGGTTCTTGTTTTGGATATAATAATCTAGTTGTAGATTTTCGTAACTTGGTAGAAATGGCGAAAGAAGGACACGCTGTTATTTTTGATGCCACTCATGCTGTTCAGCTACCAGGAGCTGGAAATGGATGCTCTTCTGGTTTGAGAGAAATGGCTCTTCCTTTAGCAAAGGCCGCTATTGCGGTCGGAGTAGATGGAATTTTTATGGAAGTACATAAAAATCCTAAAGAAGCCCTTTCCGATGCTGATACTCAATTATCTATGCCTATGGCAGAAAAATTAATTGAAGATATTGCTAAAATGCTTTAG
- a CDS encoding amino acid ABC transporter permease, with protein sequence MPDKKIPLYYSLLSIFVIALLFYILVRSFLELDYSWDFTNLLPYIWLPSSEGGGPGLFLKGLWITIKMSFEAIVIGTILGIIFGILLTTKEKVAKFAALFYVDVFRNTPVLVQLYVAYFIVGSAFNLSGAVAGVLTMSLFCSAYVAEIFRGTIVNFEKGQIDAAKALGLSPLQIARKVIAPQALRNMLPPLIGQFVSLIKDSSLLSVVAIPELTKEAQNAVTVTFRSFEIWFFIALLYFVVNTLVSSLGRYLEKKLSVSLKH encoded by the coding sequence ATGCCAGATAAAAAAATTCCTCTTTATTACTCCCTTTTGTCTATCTTTGTAATTGCATTACTATTCTATATTTTGGTTCGGAGTTTTCTAGAACTTGATTATAGTTGGGACTTTACAAATTTACTTCCTTATATTTGGCTCCCTAGTTCAGAAGGAGGAGGACCTGGTCTTTTTCTAAAAGGATTGTGGATTACAATCAAAATGAGTTTTGAAGCTATTGTAATTGGTACCATTCTAGGAATTATTTTTGGTATTTTACTTACGACGAAAGAAAAGGTAGCAAAGTTTGCCGCATTGTTTTACGTCGACGTTTTCCGCAATACTCCTGTCCTTGTCCAATTATACGTTGCTTATTTTATTGTCGGTTCTGCATTCAATTTGTCTGGAGCTGTTGCTGGCGTTTTAACTATGAGTTTATTTTGCTCCGCTTATGTAGCAGAAATTTTTAGAGGCACAATTGTAAATTTTGAAAAAGGGCAAATCGATGCAGCGAAAGCTTTGGGGTTAAGTCCCCTTCAAATTGCCAGAAAAGTAATAGCTCCACAGGCTTTAAGAAATATGCTACCACCGCTAATTGGCCAATTTGTTTCTTTAATTAAGGATAGTTCCCTCCTCTCTGTTGTGGCAATTCCTGAACTGACAAAAGAAGCACAAAATGCTGTAACTGTTACCTTTAGAAGCTTTGAAATTTGGTTCTTTATAGCTTTACTTTATTTCGTAGTGAATACTCTAGTAAGCTCATTAGGAAGATATTTAGAAAAGAAATTGAGTGTAAGCTTAAAACATTAA
- a CDS encoding amino acid ABC transporter ATP-binding protein — translation MSQDVVVSLKDVNKIFYTKDKEHHVLKGINFEVKQGEVVALIGPSGSGKSTCLRTINALETITSGNVEVCGINYRDSKKSLHLIRRNTGMIFQRFELFPHMSALENVALGPNLVLGKSKEESNQIASDLLKRVGLGNHFDKYPRGLSGGQQQRVAIARALAINPKVLLCDEPTSALDPELVDEVVDILVDIAKGGMTMIVVTHELYFAQKVSNRTMFLESGHIVEQGNTKEMFLSPKTERLQTFLKRITHQN, via the coding sequence ATGTCACAAGATGTCGTAGTTAGTTTAAAAGATGTAAATAAAATTTTTTACACCAAAGATAAAGAGCATCATGTTCTTAAAGGTATAAATTTTGAAGTTAAGCAAGGTGAAGTTGTTGCTCTTATTGGTCCTTCTGGAAGTGGAAAAAGTACTTGTTTGAGAACAATCAATGCATTAGAGACAATCACTTCAGGAAATGTTGAAGTTTGCGGGATAAATTATCGGGATTCAAAAAAATCGTTACATTTAATTCGAAGAAATACAGGAATGATTTTCCAGCGTTTTGAATTGTTTCCTCACATGTCAGCATTAGAGAATGTTGCTCTGGGACCAAATTTAGTACTTGGAAAGTCAAAAGAAGAATCAAATCAAATAGCATCAGACCTTTTGAAGAGAGTCGGATTAGGCAATCATTTTGATAAATACCCAAGAGGCCTATCTGGTGGACAGCAACAGCGCGTTGCAATTGCTAGAGCGTTAGCTATAAATCCTAAAGTATTACTCTGTGATGAACCTACAAGCGCGTTAGATCCTGAGCTTGTGGATGAAGTTGTAGACATATTAGTAGATATTGCAAAAGGCGGAATGACTATGATTGTGGTAACCCATGAGTTGTATTTTGCCCAAAAAGTATCGAATAGAACAATGTTTTTAGAAAGTGGTCATATAGTTGAGCAAGGAAATACGAAAGAAATGTTTTTATCTCCGAAAACGGAACGTCTGCAAACTTTTCTTAAGCGGATTACTCATCAAAATTAA
- a CDS encoding glycosyltransferase encodes MEMKKEFIAKTTNLKVAIVHDWMFTRRGGERVLEQILNLFPQADFYYLFGKPGKVLHLKNKHLFISSFLSKIPFIEKIYKNLLPLLPIAIESFNLENYDLIISSSSCVAKGIIPPPLALHISYIHSPMRYAWDQEHRYFKYQPKLTRPFEILRRFFLNRIRIWDVTSAIRIDKLIANSQFVARRCQLYYGRSAEVVYPPVNIKYFNIIDQQNNIPQKRKVLLFGAWTPYKKMLQTLELLVANKIPVIAAGQGEEILKAKDKYGNRIEFFIDPHDEKIPGIYAQAHCLLFPAIEDFGIVPLEATAAGLWVVAPNQGGTKETVIDNVTGYTFPENSQESMIAAVKAALVKDISAEDKKNMALHVEKFSEEVFSQKMMKILLDCLNSKRVIE; translated from the coding sequence ATGGAAATGAAGAAAGAGTTTATTGCTAAAACAACCAATTTAAAAGTTGCGATTGTGCATGATTGGATGTTCACCAGAAGAGGTGGAGAAAGAGTATTAGAACAAATATTAAATTTGTTCCCACAAGCAGATTTTTATTATTTATTTGGAAAACCAGGAAAAGTTTTACATTTAAAAAATAAACATTTATTTATATCCTCTTTTTTAAGTAAAATTCCATTTATTGAAAAAATATATAAAAATCTATTACCATTGCTACCTATCGCAATTGAAAGTTTTAATTTGGAAAATTATGACCTGATTATTTCAAGTAGTAGCTGTGTAGCTAAAGGTATAATTCCACCTCCACTTGCTTTGCATATTTCTTATATTCATAGCCCAATGCGTTATGCATGGGATCAAGAACATCGTTACTTTAAATACCAGCCTAAATTAACAAGACCTTTTGAAATTTTAAGAAGATTTTTTTTAAATAGAATACGAATTTGGGATGTTACTTCAGCAATAAGAATAGATAAGTTAATTGCTAATAGCCAATTTGTTGCTAGACGCTGCCAACTTTACTATGGCCGCAGCGCAGAAGTTGTTTATCCTCCAGTGAATATAAAATATTTTAATATTATTGATCAGCAAAACAATATTCCACAAAAAAGAAAAGTATTGTTGTTTGGTGCATGGACACCTTATAAAAAAATGTTACAAACATTAGAATTACTTGTTGCTAACAAAATTCCTGTAATTGCCGCAGGTCAAGGCGAAGAAATATTAAAAGCTAAAGATAAGTATGGTAATAGAATAGAATTTTTCATTGATCCACATGATGAAAAAATACCAGGAATATATGCTCAAGCACATTGTTTATTATTCCCTGCAATTGAAGATTTTGGCATTGTTCCATTAGAAGCTACCGCTGCTGGACTCTGGGTGGTAGCACCAAATCAAGGAGGTACAAAAGAAACAGTAATTGATAACGTCACTGGATATACTTTTCCTGAGAACTCTCAGGAATCGATGATAGCAGCAGTTAAAGCAGCTCTTGTTAAAGATATTTCTGCTGAAGATAAAAAAAATATGGCTTTGCATGTGGAAAAATTTTCTGAAGAAGTGTTCTCCCAAAAAATGATGAAAATTTTATTAGATTGTTTAAATTCTAAAAGGGTTATCGAATGA
- a CDS encoding NFACT RNA binding domain-containing protein: protein MKEINPSKNISLNNRSNIAQLAIWTKKFSTPLHRMINTSLQKITASEHGQLILSVYKPGDDKSTVLLSMKKGESGISTTHLKPIPLKQPNSIVQIARKYLQGRKITSAYATMAPITIILEFGEPNKNLENYLEIEAGPDSLILDLDAKPPRVILAKKYLGVPNRYIEECGHQFSIQDYFFESWCEWSEENTKTKKRACFFHPLIGYCPMPGFGEDKDQIKQQDVKTSVPLNFPKIPEELSLVTALENIPTHIRRAAKTKLQFLTRRIQKQKQDLPDQQEISRLLKQSEGLKTNLYLWPKESITWYVPPQFISEFGLPAFYTLKKGEKPGDILNKIHHEIDVLKRRKQELTTRIAESIQAENDFKLLIVSCAKELNYFIDIYSKETLNVYNKDINKFSKYILDLILEKEDLPLVSKLCRILDIPITESKLERKLIEEKEKRLPFRVYFASTGEFIRVAKSAEDGDKMIKMMPSNHTWIHVLTGEGSHVWLEKPKGGKRPSAQALREASILAVHHSKHSRAQSAEIQLATRADIEKKKNLPIGKVLVRRCDTLLIKYDQTELQKLLAGASI, encoded by the coding sequence GTGAAAGAGATAAACCCATCAAAAAATATCAGTCTTAATAACCGTTCAAACATTGCACAACTTGCCATTTGGACTAAAAAATTTTCCACTCCTCTCCATAGAATGATCAATACAAGTTTGCAAAAAATAACCGCATCAGAACATGGACAACTTATCTTATCTGTTTATAAACCAGGCGATGATAAAAGCACTGTTCTATTAAGTATGAAAAAAGGTGAAAGCGGTATTTCTACAACACACTTGAAACCTATTCCTTTAAAACAACCGAACTCTATTGTTCAGATTGCACGTAAATACTTGCAAGGACGGAAGATAACTTCCGCTTATGCGACTATGGCACCAATTACCATAATTCTAGAATTTGGGGAACCAAATAAAAATCTCGAAAATTATCTTGAAATAGAAGCAGGACCAGATAGTTTGATTTTGGATTTAGATGCAAAGCCACCTAGAGTGATATTAGCTAAAAAATATTTAGGAGTTCCTAATAGATACATCGAAGAATGTGGACACCAATTTTCTATTCAAGACTATTTTTTTGAAAGCTGGTGTGAATGGAGTGAAGAAAATACAAAAACAAAAAAAAGAGCTTGTTTTTTTCATCCTTTAATCGGCTACTGTCCAATGCCAGGATTTGGCGAAGACAAAGATCAAATTAAGCAACAGGATGTTAAAACTTCTGTTCCCTTAAACTTTCCTAAAATTCCAGAAGAACTTTCACTTGTTACAGCTTTAGAAAATATACCTACGCATATTAGAAGAGCAGCAAAAACAAAACTCCAATTTTTGACTCGAAGAATTCAAAAACAAAAACAAGATTTACCTGACCAACAGGAAATTTCTAGACTTCTAAAACAAAGTGAAGGTTTAAAAACAAATTTATATTTATGGCCAAAAGAATCTATCACATGGTATGTACCACCGCAATTTATTTCGGAATTTGGATTACCAGCATTTTATACTTTGAAAAAAGGTGAAAAACCAGGTGATATTTTAAATAAAATTCATCATGAAATTGATGTTTTAAAAAGAAGAAAACAAGAACTTACAACTAGAATAGCTGAGAGTATTCAAGCAGAAAATGATTTCAAACTCTTGATAGTAAGTTGCGCGAAAGAGTTAAATTATTTTATAGACATTTACTCTAAAGAAACACTTAATGTTTATAATAAAGATATAAATAAATTTTCTAAATACATATTAGACTTAATCCTCGAAAAAGAAGATCTACCTTTAGTATCAAAACTATGTCGAATTTTAGATATCCCTATTACTGAAAGTAAACTTGAACGGAAATTAATCGAAGAAAAAGAAAAACGGTTACCGTTTAGGGTTTACTTTGCTTCAACAGGTGAATTTATTCGGGTCGCTAAATCAGCTGAAGATGGTGATAAAATGATAAAAATGATGCCTTCAAATCATACATGGATACACGTACTGACTGGCGAAGGAAGTCATGTTTGGCTCGAAAAACCTAAAGGAGGAAAAAGACCTTCTGCTCAAGCATTAAGAGAAGCCTCTATTTTAGCTGTACATCATTCCAAACACAGTAGAGCTCAAAGTGCAGAAATCCAATTAGCAACTCGTGCTGATATAGAAAAAAAGAAAAATTTACCAATTGGAAAAGTCCTGGTAAGAAGATGTGATACGCTATTAATTAAATATGACCAAACTGAACTACAAAAATTACTTGCAGGTGCCAGTATATAA
- a CDS encoding 3'-5' exonuclease: protein MVSNFQNSIFHHILNAKQSSQNSLIAIMGGMSGSRFKESDAIDKLPFVVFDFETTGLDVKTSRIIEIGAIKYINQKEIERFSQLINPGIPITDEITKVTGIKNEMLVDQPDFQSILPKFHDFLRGCVGLAHNAEFDVGMLFHESNRLGISCDYTVFCSLKMARDLVKIERRNLDALAKHYGLSFESRHRSIGDILVTADVFWSMLRENPAIKTIGDLYPYREEMPG, encoded by the coding sequence ATGGTATCAAATTTTCAAAATAGTATTTTTCATCATATTCTTAATGCTAAACAAAGTTCCCAAAATTCTTTAATTGCAATAATGGGTGGTATGAGTGGTTCAAGGTTTAAAGAATCAGATGCCATTGATAAATTGCCTTTTGTTGTTTTTGACTTTGAAACTACCGGATTAGATGTAAAAACTTCACGTATTATTGAAATTGGTGCTATAAAATACATAAATCAAAAAGAAATTGAAAGATTTTCGCAATTAATAAATCCTGGTATACCTATTACAGATGAAATAACAAAAGTAACAGGAATAAAGAATGAAATGTTAGTTGATCAGCCTGATTTTCAATCTATTTTACCAAAATTTCATGATTTTTTACGTGGTTGTGTGGGTTTAGCGCATAATGCTGAGTTTGATGTTGGAATGCTGTTTCATGAATCAAATAGATTGGGAATATCTTGTGATTATACTGTATTTTGTTCTTTAAAAATGGCTCGTGACTTGGTAAAGATTGAGCGTAGAAATCTTGACGCTCTAGCAAAACATTATGGATTGAGTTTTGAATCAAGACACCGTTCTATTGGCGATATCTTAGTTACAGCCGATGTATTTTGGAGTATGCTTAGAGAAAATCCTGCGATTAAGACCATAGGGGATCTTTATCCTTATCGTGAGGAAATGCCAGGATAA